The Engystomops pustulosus chromosome 9, aEngPut4.maternal, whole genome shotgun sequence genome includes a window with the following:
- the LOC140077329 gene encoding lymphocyte antigen 6B-like isoform X2 — MWPLLLALLCSAAAHGLRCYSCNIISGSRSIDEGCTSPEPVTCSQSHQGFKQRFCIRTESVVLGKLLTSGCATSRHCHQHELPGVRIRCCDTDLCNGATLPTTHRLHLLLGLVWIIFLLYNL; from the exons ATGTGGCCGCTGctcctcgccctcctctgctccgcGGCCG CCCATGGCCTCCGGTGCTACAGCTGTAACATCATCTCCGGGAGCAGATCCATAGACGAGGGCTGCACCAGCCCCGAGCCCGTCACCTGCTCACAGAGTCACCAGGGATTCAAGCAACGATTCTGCATCAGGACGGAGAGCG TGGTTTTGGGGAAGCTCCTGACCAGCGGCTGCGCCACCTCCCGCCACTGTCACCAGCACGAGCTCCCGGGGGTGCGGATCCGGTGCTGTGATACGGATCTATGTAACGGGGCCACACTCCCCACCACACACAGGCTCCATCTCCTCCTCGGCCTCGTGTGGATCATCTTCCTTCTGTACAATCTTTGA
- the LOC140077329 gene encoding uncharacterized protein isoform X1 — MATRWRHPLLAAGTAAHGLRCYSCNIISGSRSIDEGCTSPEPVTCSQSHQGFKQRFCIRTESVVLGKLLTSGCATSRHCHQHELPGVRIRCCDTDLCNGATLPTTHRLHLLLGLVWIIFLLYNL; from the exons ATGGCCACACGATGGCGCCACCCTCTGCTCGCCGCTGGTACTGCAG CCCATGGCCTCCGGTGCTACAGCTGTAACATCATCTCCGGGAGCAGATCCATAGACGAGGGCTGCACCAGCCCCGAGCCCGTCACCTGCTCACAGAGTCACCAGGGATTCAAGCAACGATTCTGCATCAGGACGGAGAGCG TGGTTTTGGGGAAGCTCCTGACCAGCGGCTGCGCCACCTCCCGCCACTGTCACCAGCACGAGCTCCCGGGGGTGCGGATCCGGTGCTGTGATACGGATCTATGTAACGGGGCCACACTCCCCACCACACACAGGCTCCATCTCCTCCTCGGCCTCGTGTGGATCATCTTCCTTCTGTACAATCTTTGA
- the LOC140077329 gene encoding uncharacterized protein isoform X3 translates to MGAQDAAAHGLRCYSCNIISGSRSIDEGCTSPEPVTCSQSHQGFKQRFCIRTESVVLGKLLTSGCATSRHCHQHELPGVRIRCCDTDLCNGATLPTTHRLHLLLGLVWIIFLLYNL, encoded by the exons ATGGGGGCACAGGACGCGGCCG CCCATGGCCTCCGGTGCTACAGCTGTAACATCATCTCCGGGAGCAGATCCATAGACGAGGGCTGCACCAGCCCCGAGCCCGTCACCTGCTCACAGAGTCACCAGGGATTCAAGCAACGATTCTGCATCAGGACGGAGAGCG TGGTTTTGGGGAAGCTCCTGACCAGCGGCTGCGCCACCTCCCGCCACTGTCACCAGCACGAGCTCCCGGGGGTGCGGATCCGGTGCTGTGATACGGATCTATGTAACGGGGCCACACTCCCCACCACACACAGGCTCCATCTCCTCCTCGGCCTCGTGTGGATCATCTTCCTTCTGTACAATCTTTGA
- the LOC140077329 gene encoding uncharacterized protein isoform X4: MGAQDAAAHGLRCYSCNIISGSRSIDEGCTSPEPVTCSQSHQGFKQRFCIRTESVVLGKLLTSGCATSRHCHQHELPGVRIRCCDTDLCNGATLPTTHRLHLLLGLVWIIFLLYNL; encoded by the exons ATGGGGGCACAAGACGCGGCCG CCCATGGCCTCCGGTGCTACAGCTGTAACATCATCTCCGGGAGCAGATCCATAGACGAGGGCTGCACCAGCCCCGAGCCCGTCACCTGCTCACAGAGTCACCAGGGATTCAAGCAACGATTCTGCATCAGGACGGAGAGCG TGGTTTTGGGGAAGCTCCTGACCAGCGGCTGCGCCACCTCCCGCCACTGTCACCAGCACGAGCTCCCGGGGGTGCGGATCCGGTGCTGTGATACGGATCTATGTAACGGGGCCACACTCCCCACCACACACAGGCTCCATCTCCTCCTCGGCCTCGTGTGGATCATCTTCCTTCTGTACAATCTTTGA